A single region of the Desulfotomaculum sp. genome encodes:
- a CDS encoding menaquinone biosynthesis decarboxylase codes for MAYKDLRDFINVLEQRSLLKRIKTTVNSELEITEITDRISKTGGPALFFENVQGSPYPVIINAFGSMERMCLALEVDILDEMGERIRQMLQPPDMDGIISKLMALPKLSKLASYYPVSVKKAPCQEIVENDNPDLNVLPVLKCWPGDGGRFITLPLVFTKDPVTKKQNVGMYRMQVFDGKTTGMHWHLHKDGAYHFSQHLQQGSGKMEVAVALGGDPATIYAATAPLPRGFDEMLFAGFLRSEPVEMVRCRTVDLSVPAQAEFILEGYVDLLEKRLEGPFGDHTGYYSAEDFYPVFHLTCLTRRREPVYPATIVGRPPMEDCYLGKTTERIFLPLLQLQLPEMKDLNLPIEGVFHNCAVVSIKKQYPGHAKKVMNALWGMGYMMFTKMIIVVDDSVDVQDMATVWWKVYNNIDARRDVVIVDGPLDVLDHASPIPNYGSKMGIDATKKWPEEGHRRPWPDDIIMSGEIKNLVNQRWTAYGLD; via the coding sequence ATGGCCTATAAAGACTTAAGAGATTTTATAAATGTTTTGGAACAAAGAAGTTTATTAAAACGAATTAAGACTACGGTTAATTCAGAGCTGGAAATTACTGAAATAACCGATAGGATTTCCAAGACCGGCGGGCCGGCTCTCTTTTTTGAAAATGTTCAAGGTTCCCCTTATCCGGTAATAATCAATGCTTTTGGGAGCATGGAACGGATGTGCCTGGCTCTTGAAGTTGACATTCTGGATGAAATGGGAGAGAGGATCCGTCAAATGCTGCAACCTCCTGACATGGATGGTATCATCAGTAAACTTATGGCTCTTCCAAAGCTAAGTAAACTCGCTTCTTATTATCCGGTATCGGTAAAGAAGGCGCCCTGTCAGGAAATAGTGGAAAATGACAATCCGGATTTGAACGTACTTCCTGTTTTAAAGTGCTGGCCCGGTGATGGAGGGCGGTTTATCACCCTTCCGCTGGTTTTTACAAAAGATCCGGTTACAAAAAAGCAAAATGTGGGAATGTACCGCATGCAAGTTTTTGACGGGAAAACCACAGGTATGCACTGGCATCTTCATAAAGACGGCGCTTATCATTTTTCGCAGCATTTACAGCAGGGGAGCGGTAAAATGGAGGTAGCGGTCGCTCTTGGAGGAGACCCGGCGACCATTTATGCGGCTACTGCGCCTTTACCCAGGGGTTTTGACGAAATGCTTTTTGCCGGCTTTTTACGCAGTGAGCCGGTGGAAATGGTCCGCTGCCGGACTGTAGACCTGTCGGTGCCGGCTCAGGCCGAATTTATCCTTGAAGGTTATGTTGACCTCTTGGAAAAACGCCTCGAGGGACCATTCGGAGATCATACGGGTTATTATTCAGCGGAAGATTTTTACCCGGTCTTCCATTTAACGTGCCTGACCAGACGTCGCGAACCTGTTTATCCGGCGACAATAGTTGGACGGCCGCCGATGGAGGACTGTTATCTAGGCAAGACTACTGAACGTATCTTTTTACCTCTGCTGCAGCTGCAGCTGCCGGAAATGAAGGATCTTAACCTTCCTATAGAGGGTGTATTTCATAACTGTGCCGTGGTGTCCATCAAAAAACAATACCCGGGACATGCAAAAAAAGTTATGAATGCGCTTTGGGGTATGGGTTATATGATGTTTACTAAAATGATAATTGTGGTTGATGACTCTGTCGACGTTCAGGATATGGCGACTGTGTGGTGGAAGGTATATAACAATATAGACGCCCGTCGGGATGTCGTAATCGTGGATGGCCCGCTGGACGTGCTTGACCACGCTTCGCCGATTCCTAACTATGGTTCCAAGATGGGAATAGACGCTACTAAAAAATGGCCGGAAGAAGGACATCGCAGACCCTGGCCGGACGATATCATTATGAGCGGGGAGATAAAAAACTTGGTCAATCAGAGGTGGACTGCTTATGGCCTGGACTAA
- a CDS encoding transposase — protein MQKEHRTQGDGTLEHRGTGTQGDGTLVSRGKCMVESEKREKGREGMSREPREKSETGIYHVMVRGIGQQDIFHEEEDFQRYLETTKKISLESGVSILGYCFMTNHIHLLLREDYGNISVFMKRLDISYAYWYNWKYERIGHVFQDRFKSECVEDDAYLLTVIRYIHQNPVKASITSKPEEYEWSSCAAYYKADRNIAIFPDTSQILSIIHNEKKKAIEGLQNFTEEGNEDHCLDCNEIKRISESEAYKITKRIMNGEPLTALQTMDQDKRNKILSRIKNDGLSLRQICRITGLPFHIVRKA, from the coding sequence ATGCAGAAAGAACACAGAACACAGGGGGACGGTACTCTAGAACACAGGGGGACGGGAACACAGGGGGACGGTACTCTTGTGTCAAGGGGAAAATGCATGGTAGAATCAGAGAAAAGGGAGAAGGGGCGGGAAGGAATGTCCAGGGAGCCAAGAGAGAAGAGTGAAACAGGAATCTACCATGTTATGGTACGAGGAATCGGCCAGCAGGATATTTTTCACGAAGAAGAAGATTTTCAGAGATACCTGGAAACTACAAAAAAGATATCTCTGGAAAGCGGGGTAAGCATACTCGGGTATTGCTTTATGACCAATCACATTCATTTATTGTTAAGAGAAGACTACGGTAATATATCAGTGTTTATGAAACGATTGGATATAAGTTACGCCTACTGGTACAACTGGAAATACGAAAGAATTGGGCACGTATTTCAAGATCGCTTTAAGAGTGAATGCGTAGAGGACGACGCATACCTACTGACAGTCATTCGCTACATCCACCAAAATCCCGTCAAAGCATCCATCACCAGCAAACCAGAGGAATATGAATGGAGCAGTTGCGCTGCTTATTATAAAGCGGATCGAAATATTGCCATATTTCCTGATACCAGTCAAATCTTAAGCATTATACATAATGAGAAGAAAAAGGCAATTGAAGGACTTCAAAATTTCACAGAAGAGGGTAACGAAGACCACTGCCTGGATTGCAATGAGATCAAACGAATCAGCGAGAGCGAAGCATATAAAATCACCAAGAGAATAATGAATGGTGAACCGTTAACGGCTTTACAGACGATGGACCAGGATAAACGAAATAAAATATTAAGTCGCATAAAAAATGATGGATTAAGCCTGCGGCAAATATGCAGGATAACCGGCTTACCATTCCACATTGTCAGAAAGGCTTAG
- a CDS encoding radical SAM protein, protein MYREKANLDFAKNFVKEQVLRQAIGYLERDPEVNLPKIIGLTKLLPIKKKHKEQAEQIALAYQQNPSVRFFTNRLFTTTHPNIKQRLLYNWFINAMIFGIPKQEQMSQKHGVHIPNLFLIDPTSACNLACDGCWAGKYSKKDSLSFERMDRLFSEAKELGIYWTAMSGGEPFVYPRLFELVNKHNDMSFMAYTNGTLIDKETADKIIEAGNLSPAISLEGWQERTDGRRGPGVFGKAIKAMDLLKERGAIFGVSITVTRDNVMEVTSDDFIDFLVDKGVSYGWLFHYIPIGRDPNPDMMVTPEQRAYLAERIPYIRANKPIMLGDFWNDGEMTGGCIAGGRRYFHINAAGDVEPCGFVHFAVDNIRDKNLLEVLHSPLFASFQKHQPLCENHLRPCPIIDNPDALRVIVTESGARPTHPGAETILDGPTAVSLDQKAERWGVVADGIWKERQNKYLAKSG, encoded by the coding sequence ATGTATAGGGAAAAAGCCAATCTTGATTTCGCTAAAAACTTTGTAAAGGAACAGGTCCTTCGCCAGGCCATTGGCTACCTTGAAAGAGACCCGGAAGTAAACTTACCGAAAATTATCGGGCTGACAAAGCTGCTCCCCATCAAGAAGAAACACAAGGAACAAGCAGAGCAGATAGCCCTAGCCTACCAACAGAATCCATCCGTCCGGTTTTTTACCAACCGGTTGTTCACCACGACACATCCCAACATCAAACAACGCCTGCTTTATAACTGGTTCATCAACGCCATGATTTTCGGCATTCCAAAACAGGAGCAGATGTCGCAAAAACATGGAGTACATATACCAAACCTCTTCCTGATCGACCCGACCAGCGCCTGCAACCTTGCCTGCGATGGCTGCTGGGCCGGCAAATACTCGAAAAAGGATTCGCTTAGTTTTGAAAGGATGGACCGGCTCTTTTCCGAGGCTAAGGAACTGGGTATATACTGGACAGCTATGTCTGGCGGGGAGCCGTTCGTTTACCCTCGCCTGTTCGAACTGGTTAACAAGCACAACGACATGTCGTTTATGGCTTATACCAACGGTACGTTAATTGATAAGGAGACGGCCGACAAAATCATAGAGGCGGGGAATCTATCACCGGCTATCAGCCTGGAGGGCTGGCAGGAACGCACAGACGGCCGCCGTGGCCCCGGCGTATTTGGTAAAGCAATAAAGGCCATGGACCTGTTAAAGGAAAGAGGGGCCATATTCGGGGTGTCAATTACCGTCACACGGGATAACGTAATGGAAGTGACCAGTGATGACTTCATCGACTTCCTGGTCGATAAAGGAGTCTCTTACGGATGGCTATTTCATTATATCCCTATAGGGCGTGATCCCAACCCGGACATGATGGTGACGCCGGAACAACGGGCTTACCTGGCTGAGCGTATCCCTTACATACGCGCCAATAAGCCGATCATGCTGGGCGATTTCTGGAACGACGGAGAAATGACCGGCGGCTGTATCGCCGGTGGTCGGCGGTATTTTCACATCAACGCCGCCGGAGACGTAGAGCCTTGCGGCTTCGTCCACTTCGCCGTAGACAACATTAGAGACAAGAACCTGCTGGAAGTCCTGCATTCACCCTTATTCGCCTCATTCCAGAAGCATCAGCCCCTCTGCGAAAACCATCTGCGGCCCTGTCCGATCATCGACAATCCGGATGCGCTGCGGGTAATTGTGACCGAATCGGGAGCCCG
- a CDS encoding 4-hydroxybenzoate octaprenyltransferase, which translates to MAWTKLRKLAELIKWEHTIFALPFSYMGSFLAAQGWPAGSKIFWITVAMVGARSSAMAFNRLIDWQIDSRNPRTAGRHLPMRLVTSTDVLLLIIVSLGLLIFAAAQLNPLCVKLLPFVLLLVIYPYTKRFTWLSHFVLGMAIGCAPMGGWIAITGKIHPATILLGLIVCFWVAGFDIIYATLDYDFDRKEGLCSIPARFGIKNALIIARLSHVMVVVLLIVLGIYLRLDYFYAAGVLITAVLLHYEHYLASPEDLSKVNLAFFNVNGTISIILFVAVFLAIFM; encoded by the coding sequence ATGGCCTGGACTAAGCTGCGCAAACTGGCTGAACTTATCAAGTGGGAACATACGATTTTTGCCCTGCCATTTTCATATATGGGCTCATTCCTGGCGGCGCAGGGTTGGCCGGCCGGTTCTAAAATATTTTGGATAACTGTAGCTATGGTTGGAGCCCGCAGTTCAGCTATGGCTTTCAACCGGTTAATTGATTGGCAGATTGACTCGCGTAACCCTCGAACAGCTGGGCGGCACTTGCCTATGAGATTGGTTACAAGTACTGATGTTCTGCTCTTAATTATCGTTTCGCTGGGACTGCTTATTTTTGCTGCGGCGCAGCTCAATCCGCTTTGCGTGAAGCTGCTGCCTTTTGTCTTATTACTTGTAATTTATCCCTACACGAAAAGGTTTACCTGGCTCAGCCATTTTGTATTGGGGATGGCAATCGGCTGCGCTCCGATGGGGGGCTGGATCGCGATCACCGGCAAAATTCATCCGGCAACAATACTGCTTGGACTAATTGTCTGTTTCTGGGTTGCGGGATTTGATATTATTTACGCGACCCTTGACTACGATTTTGACCGCAAAGAAGGGTTATGTTCGATACCGGCCAGGTTTGGCATAAAAAATGCGCTGATAATTGCCCGCTTATCGCACGTTATGGTGGTTGTTTTGCTTATTGTTTTGGGAATCTATTTACGGTTGGATTATTTTTATGCGGCAGGTGTATTGATTACCGCTGTATTGCTGCATTACGAGCATTATCTCGCCAGCCCTGAAGATTTAAGCAAAGTGAACCTGGCTTTCTTTAATGTAAACGGAACCATTAGCATTATTTTATTTGTTGCTGTATTTTTAGCAATATTTATGTGA
- a CDS encoding efflux RND transporter periplasmic adaptor subunit has translation MKISRKIILIPIIIIVLAAGAFWAFKMVTAKKTPAPASAGNKVYVEAQQAKTVKNASVLSFKATLEPEEEGIVSSKISGKVVQILFDNGRKVTQGAPMVMLDDQDLANQLKSAQTNLQKLELNLDLSQRNYDRIKQLYDNSAVSKSDFENAEAALKTAKVDLESARINIEILQDTLEDTVVRSPISGAVDEKEVVLGQFVSPSNVLAKVKNTASLYAVIQVKQSDLDKVKAGSKATVKLSREDTKGYQGVVKTIDIAADVSARVFDCKVQVGNEAGKLHPGEFAYVEIPVDETVEKVVIPMKALTGAEGNYSVFTIENSVARKHAVTIGETQNNLAEVISGLKAGEKVIVTNLNMLQDGDEVSVSGQGE, from the coding sequence ATGAAAATAAGCCGGAAAATAATTTTAATACCAATAATTATAATAGTTTTGGCAGCCGGAGCATTTTGGGCTTTTAAAATGGTGACAGCCAAGAAGACACCTGCGCCGGCATCTGCGGGCAACAAGGTCTATGTCGAGGCGCAGCAGGCAAAGACTGTTAAAAATGCTTCCGTTTTATCGTTTAAAGCTACTCTGGAACCTGAGGAAGAGGGAATTGTCAGCAGCAAAATAAGCGGAAAAGTCGTCCAGATCCTGTTTGATAACGGCAGAAAAGTGACGCAGGGCGCACCTATGGTTATGCTAGACGATCAGGATCTTGCAAACCAGTTGAAGTCCGCTCAAACCAATTTACAGAAACTGGAGCTTAACCTGGATTTATCCCAACGCAACTATGACAGGATTAAGCAGCTTTATGACAACAGCGCTGTATCCAAATCCGATTTTGAAAACGCGGAAGCAGCCCTGAAGACGGCCAAGGTTGATTTGGAATCGGCCAGGATTAATATTGAAATTCTTCAGGACACTCTGGAAGACACTGTCGTCAGATCCCCTATAAGCGGCGCAGTGGATGAAAAAGAAGTCGTCCTCGGCCAGTTTGTTTCTCCCAGTAATGTTCTGGCCAAGGTTAAGAACACTGCCTCGCTGTACGCCGTAATCCAAGTAAAACAAAGTGACCTGGACAAAGTAAAAGCAGGATCAAAAGCCACCGTGAAGCTTTCCAGGGAGGATACCAAAGGATATCAAGGCGTCGTCAAAACAATTGATATCGCGGCAGATGTCTCGGCGCGGGTATTTGACTGCAAGGTCCAGGTTGGTAATGAAGCAGGAAAGCTTCATCCCGGTGAATTTGCTTATGTTGAAATACCGGTTGACGAGACTGTGGAAAAAGTCGTCATCCCGATGAAAGCGCTGACCGGCGCCGAAGGCAATTACTCTGTATTCACCATTGAAAATAGTGTCGCCCGCAAACACGCCGTAACAATCGGAGAGACTCAAAATAATCTGGCCGAGGTCATCTCCGGATTGAAAGCAGGCGAAAAAGTAATTGTCACCAATCTTAACATGCTGCAGGACGGGGATGAGGTTTCTGTAAGCGGACAGGGGGAATAA
- a CDS encoding AcrB/AcrD/AcrF family protein produces MSLTDVSLKRPVFAFVVIIALVALGIVGLLGLSINDMPEVDIPYMGVSVSLPGASPDQVESKITKKVEETIGQISGVKHITSTVSEGYSFTFIEFTLEKPQEEASQDVRTKLDAIRGTLPQDIDEPVITKFDIDARPILSLVVTGKQQNNDLSELVDDTITKRLNTVSGVGSIDVYGDKKREIQIRLDKEKLAALNLTTAEVLSGLRKDNLDIPSGKVSDGSREITLRTYSSIKNVNDFNDILLATRNGSEIRVRDVAEVVDGFKDQTSLSYYEGKECIGIDIVKQSGANTVAVSDNLKKELASIESALPAGVKIHIVNDNSKDIRESVRNVEKTMIEGCILAVIIVFLFLRRLGSTAISAISLPTSIITTFAILKFMNFTLNFITLGALSLAVGLLIDDSIVVIENIVRHIRMGKTPLQAAKEATSEIGLAVMSTTFSVVAIFLPIAMTSGLIGRFLVEFGLTVIFSVLVSLFVSFTLAPLLSSRYLEAEESGVKGPVGRFLAWFNRLFDLLAGYYQRLLSKVLNRRAITLAVVSVLFLLSLALIPQMGTGFSPNEDRGWINISAGLDSGLALDEADKKARIFEKIVRKNPEVRYIYTTVQPDSISLGIKLTDKEDRKESADEIGVKMREELRKVPGIDLSVVTSPSVSLSSGKMISYHIKGDDFNQLLEYSQKAKQIMNHVPGAVDVGLSCKAGKPEERLDVDRDVAADLGVSPAAVSDTLNTLYNGVVAGQYETEEDRYDVRVRLKDEQRKNLDSLDGIYIPSSNPGSGGLMMIPLEQVTRKVFTTSSSTINRYDKSREIQLQANYTGISMGTFSNLFMKKLNSELKTPKGISIGAGEDQAMMMESALSMLQAMLLGILFMFLILSAQFESFLDPLVIMFALPLAIIGAVLALFVTGSDLTVVGGIGIIMLLGLVSKNAILLVDFIKQQRSAGVERKGAILNAGLIRLRPILMTTLAMIFGMLPSALAMGTGSEMRQPMAFAIIGGLISSTLLTLLIVPIIYTVVDDLRNSASKKKKLKVVAKAAD; encoded by the coding sequence ATGAGCCTGACCGATGTCAGCTTAAAACGCCCTGTTTTTGCCTTCGTTGTAATTATCGCACTTGTCGCCCTGGGCATAGTCGGACTTCTTGGGCTATCCATCAACGATATGCCCGAAGTTGATATACCTTATATGGGTGTAAGCGTTTCCCTGCCGGGCGCCTCTCCGGATCAGGTCGAGTCCAAGATAACCAAAAAAGTCGAAGAAACAATCGGGCAAATATCCGGAGTCAAGCACATAACAAGCACCGTCAGTGAAGGGTACTCTTTTACTTTTATTGAATTTACCCTGGAAAAACCGCAGGAAGAGGCCTCGCAGGATGTCCGCACAAAGCTGGACGCCATCCGCGGCACGCTTCCCCAGGATATTGACGAGCCGGTTATTACAAAATTCGATATAGACGCGAGGCCGATTTTATCTCTGGTAGTCACGGGAAAACAGCAAAACAATGATTTATCCGAGCTGGTGGATGACACAATCACCAAAAGACTGAATACAGTCAGCGGGGTTGGGTCAATAGATGTCTACGGAGACAAAAAACGTGAAATTCAAATCAGGCTGGACAAGGAAAAACTGGCCGCTCTGAACCTCACCACAGCGGAAGTGTTGAGCGGCTTAAGAAAGGATAACCTTGACATTCCCAGCGGGAAAGTTTCGGACGGCTCCAGGGAAATCACCTTAAGAACCTACAGCTCAATCAAGAACGTTAACGACTTCAATGATATCCTGCTGGCAACCCGCAACGGCTCAGAGATCCGTGTGCGGGATGTGGCGGAAGTTGTCGACGGCTTTAAGGATCAAACAAGTTTATCCTATTACGAAGGCAAAGAATGTATCGGAATAGACATCGTCAAGCAGTCCGGCGCCAACACCGTAGCCGTATCCGACAACCTCAAAAAAGAATTAGCAAGTATTGAAAGCGCTCTGCCTGCCGGGGTAAAAATTCACATTGTCAACGACAATTCCAAGGACATCCGCGAATCGGTCAGGAATGTTGAAAAGACCATGATTGAGGGATGCATTCTGGCAGTCATAATAGTATTCCTGTTTTTACGGAGATTGGGAAGCACAGCGATCAGCGCAATCTCCCTGCCGACTTCGATTATTACTACCTTCGCCATCCTCAAGTTCATGAATTTTACCTTGAATTTTATAACTCTGGGGGCCCTTTCGCTGGCTGTCGGGCTCTTGATCGATGATTCCATAGTCGTCATCGAAAATATCGTCCGGCACATCCGCATGGGGAAAACCCCGTTGCAGGCAGCAAAGGAAGCCACCAGCGAGATCGGCCTGGCGGTAATGTCCACCACTTTTAGCGTTGTGGCCATTTTCCTGCCGATAGCTATGACGAGCGGATTAATCGGAAGATTCCTTGTCGAATTCGGTCTTACGGTTATCTTCAGTGTACTGGTTTCCCTGTTTGTTTCTTTTACCCTGGCGCCGCTGTTGTCTTCCAGGTATTTGGAGGCGGAAGAAAGCGGCGTTAAGGGGCCTGTAGGAAGGTTTTTGGCCTGGTTTAACCGTTTGTTCGACCTTTTAGCCGGTTATTATCAGAGATTGCTGAGTAAAGTCTTAAACCGCCGCGCTATAACCCTTGCCGTTGTGTCGGTTTTGTTTCTCCTGAGCCTGGCTCTGATTCCGCAAATGGGGACAGGTTTTTCGCCCAACGAGGACAGGGGGTGGATTAATATCAGCGCCGGTCTGGATTCAGGACTGGCTCTTGATGAGGCTGATAAAAAAGCCAGGATTTTTGAAAAGATAGTCCGGAAAAACCCCGAAGTCCGTTATATATATACAACTGTGCAGCCGGACAGTATCAGCCTTGGCATAAAGCTTACGGATAAAGAAGACAGAAAAGAAAGCGCAGATGAAATCGGCGTAAAAATGCGGGAGGAATTAAGAAAGGTTCCCGGGATTGACTTATCGGTAGTGACCTCTCCTTCTGTATCTTTATCCTCGGGCAAGATGATTTCGTATCACATCAAAGGTGATGATTTCAATCAACTCCTGGAATACAGCCAGAAGGCCAAGCAAATCATGAACCATGTTCCCGGCGCAGTAGATGTGGGCCTGAGCTGCAAAGCAGGAAAACCTGAAGAAAGGCTGGATGTTGACCGTGATGTGGCTGCCGATCTGGGAGTTAGTCCCGCGGCGGTAAGCGATACGTTGAACACTTTATACAATGGGGTCGTAGCGGGGCAGTACGAAACTGAAGAAGACCGTTATGATGTCCGTGTCCGGTTAAAAGATGAACAGCGTAAAAACCTGGACAGCCTCGACGGAATATATATACCCAGTTCAAACCCAGGCAGCGGCGGGCTGATGATGATCCCACTTGAACAGGTAACCAGGAAGGTCTTTACAACATCTTCCTCCACTATAAACAGGTATGACAAGTCCAGGGAAATACAGCTTCAGGCAAATTATACCGGTATATCTATGGGAACATTCAGCAATCTTTTTATGAAAAAATTAAACAGTGAACTGAAAACGCCCAAAGGCATCAGCATCGGCGCCGGCGAGGACCAGGCAATGATGATGGAAAGCGCTCTAAGCATGTTACAGGCAATGCTTTTGGGAATACTTTTCATGTTCTTAATTCTGTCCGCGCAGTTTGAAAGCTTCCTCGATCCGCTGGTCATTATGTTCGCCCTGCCTCTTGCCATAATCGGAGCCGTGCTGGCCCTGTTTGTAACCGGCAGCGACCTTACCGTCGTCGGCGGAATAGGCATCATCATGCTTTTAGGGTTGGTATCAAAAAACGCCATCCTGCTGGTGGATTTTATCAAACAGCAGCGCAGCGCCGGTGTGGAACGCAAGGGGGCCATTCTGAATGCCGGCCTGATCCGCCTGCGGCCGATCCTGATGACTACTTTAGCTATGATTTTCGGCATGCTCCCCTCGGCTCTGGCTATGGGAACCGGCTCGGAGATGCGCCAGCCTATGGCTTTCGCTATTATAGGAGGGCTGATCTCATCCACACTTTTAACCCTTCTGATAGTCCCTATAATATACACTGTGGTGGATGACCTGAGAAATTCTGCAAGCAAGAAAAAGAAGCTAAAAGTAGTGGCGAAGGCGGCGGACTGA
- the cadA gene encoding cadmium-translocating P-type ATPase, with the protein MRYSLVGLDCPNCAAKLERELRKVNGLENITINFNTLSVELPEIFAEEACAVIKRVEPEVKLQKAERSQSSSSAEEAEEHNSLWIIIGAGLLFAIGLIFNQSLHNTPFSWAEYAVLIPAYLLVGWPVILAAFRKAVGGELFDENFLMTISTGGAIAIYQLPEAVGVMLFYAVGEYLQDRAVDHSRQSITALLNTQPEYANLKENGGIRQVRPEEIEIGQIIIIKPGEKVPLDGQIIDGTSFVDTSALTGESVPRKVEIGGNILSGMINGQGLLTVMVSKPFKESSVARILELVEKASERKAPTEQFITKFANFYTPIVVGAAALIAIIPPLLVPGAAFSEWIYRALVLLVISCPCALMVSIPLGYFGGIGAASKNGILVKGANYIDALAELDTVVFDKTGTLTKGVFRVTQIVSKNHITPEEILSAAAGAEIYSNHPIAQSIFAAYKEKTGKEITDDQVKDYREIAAHGISACVNGNWVLAGNDRLMHKENIIHEDCDVAGTIVYVAIDGVYAGYIVISDELKPDAKEAISRLKQLGIRKTVMLSGDDKTVAEKVSQEIGIDEYFAELLPEGKVEMVEELEKEIKHREKQKLVFVGDGINDAPVITRADIGVAMGGLGSDAVVEAADVVLMENAPSKLAKAVVIARRTRRIVRQNICMALTVKAFFILLGTIGLASIWEAVFADVGVTFLAVLNASRTLQRRKRSITA; encoded by the coding sequence ATGCGTTATTCTTTGGTAGGACTGGACTGCCCGAACTGCGCCGCGAAACTGGAGCGGGAACTTCGTAAAGTAAATGGTTTGGAGAATATAACTATCAACTTTAATACATTGAGCGTCGAACTGCCGGAAATATTTGCCGAAGAAGCCTGTGCCGTCATTAAACGGGTAGAACCGGAAGTTAAACTGCAAAAAGCTGAAAGGTCACAGTCTTCTTCATCAGCAGAGGAAGCTGAAGAACATAATAGTCTTTGGATAATTATCGGAGCAGGTTTACTATTTGCCATTGGATTAATATTTAACCAATCACTGCATAATACGCCTTTTTCTTGGGCTGAGTATGCTGTTTTAATTCCGGCTTATCTCCTTGTTGGTTGGCCGGTTATTCTAGCCGCTTTTAGAAAAGCGGTAGGCGGAGAGTTATTCGATGAGAATTTCTTGATGACTATTTCTACCGGCGGGGCCATAGCGATCTACCAATTGCCGGAGGCAGTGGGTGTGATGCTTTTTTATGCGGTTGGGGAATACTTGCAGGACCGGGCGGTCGATCACTCACGGCAATCTATCACCGCTTTGCTTAATACTCAGCCGGAATATGCCAATCTCAAAGAAAATGGGGGAATACGTCAAGTAAGACCTGAAGAAATTGAGATAGGCCAGATAATAATAATTAAACCTGGTGAAAAAGTTCCCTTGGATGGCCAGATTATTGACGGGACATCATTCGTAGACACCTCAGCCTTAACCGGAGAATCTGTTCCGCGCAAGGTTGAGATTGGCGGGAATATCTTATCAGGAATGATCAATGGTCAGGGACTTCTCACGGTCATGGTCTCCAAACCGTTTAAAGAATCGTCGGTGGCCAGGATCTTGGAATTGGTCGAAAAAGCCAGTGAGAGAAAAGCTCCCACTGAACAGTTTATAACCAAATTTGCAAACTTCTACACCCCTATCGTTGTCGGGGCAGCCGCATTGATTGCAATTATTCCGCCGTTGTTAGTCCCGGGAGCAGCATTCAGTGAATGGATTTACCGGGCGCTGGTACTATTGGTTATTTCCTGTCCTTGTGCGCTGATGGTTTCTATCCCGTTGGGCTATTTTGGTGGAATTGGAGCTGCCTCGAAAAACGGAATCCTGGTTAAGGGAGCTAATTATATAGATGCCCTGGCGGAATTGGATACGGTTGTCTTTGATAAGACTGGTACCTTGACCAAAGGGGTTTTTCGGGTAACCCAGATCGTATCCAAAAATCACATTACCCCGGAAGAAATCCTGTCGGCAGCAGCCGGAGCGGAAATATACAGCAATCACCCCATTGCTCAATCAATCTTCGCTGCGTATAAGGAGAAGACCGGGAAAGAAATAACAGATGACCAGGTTAAGGATTACCGTGAAATTGCTGCCCACGGAATCAGCGCCTGTGTAAATGGGAACTGGGTTCTGGCGGGAAATGACCGGCTGATGCACAAGGAAAATATAATCCATGAAGATTGTGATGTTGCAGGAACTATTGTTTATGTAGCCATTGATGGGGTTTATGCCGGGTATATAGTTATATCTGATGAATTAAAACCCGATGCAAAAGAGGCAATCAGTCGTTTAAAGCAGCTAGGGATTAGGAAAACTGTAATGCTTTCCGGTGATGATAAAACAGTGGCAGAAAAGGTCAGTCAGGAAATAGGAATTGATGAGTATTTTGCGGAATTACTGCCTGAAGGTAAGGTTGAGATGGTTGAAGAATTGGAAAAGGAGATAAAGCATCGGGAAAAACAAAAACTGGTTTTTGTCGGTGATGGCATTAATGATGCACCCGTTATTACCAGGGCCGATATTGGAGTGGCAATGGGCGGATTGGGCAGTGATGCGGTGGTTGAAGCCGCAGATGTAGTTCTGATGGAGAATGCTCCTTCCAAGTTGGCAAAGGCGGTGGTAATCGCCAGAAGAACACGACGAATTGTTCGGCAAAATATCTGCATGGCATTAACAGTTAAAGCCTTTTTTATTTTGCTTGGTACTATCGGCCTGGCCAGTATCTGGGAAGCTGTTTTTGCTGATGTAGGCGTAACATTCCTGGCTGTATTGAATGCCAGCCGGACACTGCAACGCCGAAAAAGGTCTATTACAGCCTAA